The stretch of DNA CGACAAAGCAGGGCCACACCAGTCCTTGGTGCAGATCGCAGGCCGCAGCGCCCTCAGGAACATGAAGGCTGGCCGGGGTCAAGGTGGCAATCGCTCCCCCTTTGATTTCGATATTGACCGCTACTAAGTCTTCAGATTGAGGCGCGGCGGCCAGCCAGGGGATCGGGTCGCTGGGCGCGCCGTCTCGAGTCAGCAGGGCTAGGGGAATGCGGGCATTAGCCAGCCAGTAGTGGGCTGTGTCGGGAACAGACGCAAAGGAAGATACTGCCATCGGGTCAAGCTAGAGGACGATTTAATTTTCGCGCTGCAGGGCACTTTCGTGCCAGTGACGCAGCAGCCGGTCAGATAGCAGAGTAAGCAGGACAAAAATGATCACCCCCAGCCCTGTAGTCATAATCAGGGCGGCAAACATGCGAGGGATCTGCAGATTGTAGCTGGACATGAGAATTTGATAGGCAATGCCGGAGCGAGCACCCCCCGTACCGGCGACAAACTCGGCCACGACTGCCCCAATCAGTGACAGCCCGCCGCTAATCCGCAGGCCGCCCAAGAAATAGGGCAGGGCGCTGGGCAGGCGCAGGTGCCACAGGGTTTGCCAGCGATTGGCCCCATAGAGCTGAAACAGGTTTTGCAGGGAATGGTCGGCGCTGTTGAGGCCTAAGGTCGTGTTAGAAATAATCGGAAAGAGGGCCACAATCCAGGCGCACACCACCAGGGCGGCAAAGGTGTTGCTTTTGAACCAGATGATGATTAGAGGTGCGATCGCAACCACCGGCATCGTCTGCAAAATTACGGCGTAGGGAAAAAAGCTGCGCTCGATCCACTTGCTCTGAGTAAACAAAATCGCAATCAGCACCCCCGACACCGTTGCCCCCACAAAAGCCGCCACCGTAATTTGCAGCGTCACTATTAGCGAGGGAAAAAGCTGCGGCCACTCCTGCACCAGCGTTTGCAGCACCAGCAGCGGGCCGGGCAGCAAGTAGGGCGGCAACTGAAACAGCCGCACCCCTCCCTCCCACAGCACCAGTGCCCCCAGCCCCACAACAATCGGGGCTATTACCTCTAGCGACCAGAGACGGCTGAACCGAGTTATTTGCGAGGCTGCGCCCCAAACAGTTGCTCCCGGCGAGCCTGGGGCAGAGGATTGAGGAAGTGAAGAATTGGGCTCCATGGCAAAACCAAAATGCAGGGCAGCAGCTATCAGGGCACAGTCACCGTCCTCTCCGGTGAAGACAGGTAGCGTAAGATCTCGCGGCAGTAATGGTTGAACTGGGCAGACGTGCGAAAATCTTCGCTACGCGGGTAAGG from Pseudanabaena sp. FACHB-2040 encodes:
- a CDS encoding ABC transporter permease, producing MEPNSSLPQSSAPGSPGATVWGAASQITRFSRLWSLEVIAPIVVGLGALVLWEGGVRLFQLPPYLLPGPLLVLQTLVQEWPQLFPSLIVTLQITVAAFVGATVSGVLIAILFTQSKWIERSFFPYAVILQTMPVVAIAPLIIIWFKSNTFAALVVCAWIVALFPIISNTTLGLNSADHSLQNLFQLYGANRWQTLWHLRLPSALPYFLGGLRISGGLSLIGAVVAEFVAGTGGARSGIAYQILMSSYNLQIPRMFAALIMTTGLGVIIFVLLTLLSDRLLRHWHESALQREN